From one Musa acuminata AAA Group cultivar baxijiao chromosome BXJ2-6, Cavendish_Baxijiao_AAA, whole genome shotgun sequence genomic stretch:
- the LOC135615645 gene encoding cytochrome P450 71D10-like encodes MLGGASETSAGIMEWAMSELMRNPRVMRKLQEEVRETVGEKGKVTEKDINGMNYLKLVIKETLRLHPPVPLLLPRECRETCEVLGYQIPEKTRVFVNVWALGRDPRYWDSPTEFEPERFERRNSMVDFKGTNFEFLPFGAGRRICPGMSFGLKSIELSLASLLYNFDWELPSGNEGMPQELDMSETFSITCRRKSDLCLRAIPRIPFSMT; translated from the coding sequence ATGCTCGGTGGGGCCAGCGAGACCTCCGCAGGAATAATGGAGTGGGCCATGTCGGAGCTGATGAGGAATCCAAGAGTGATGCGGAAGTTGCAAGAGGAGGTGAGGGAGACTGTCGGAGAAAAGGGAAAGGTGACGGAGAAGGACATCAACGGAATGAACTACTTGAAACTGGTCATCAAGGAGACTCTGAGGCTGCACCCTCCTGTTCCTCTGCTGCTCCCCCGAGAGTGCCGGGAGACGTGCGAGGTTCTTGGTTACCAgataccagagaagacgagagtattCGTGAACGTTTGGGCCTTGGGAAGGGATCCTCGATACTGGGACAGTCCCACTGAGTTTGAGCCAGAGAGATTCGAGAGGAGGAATTCCATGGTCGACTTCAAGGGAACCAACTTTGAGTTCTTACCTTTCGGGGCAGGCAGGAGGATATGCCCAGGGATGTCATTTGGTTTGAAGAGCATAGAGCTTTCCCTGGCTAGCCTTCTCTACAACTTTGATTGGGAGCTCCCATCGGGAAATGAAGGGATGCCCCAGGAGTTGGACATGAGCGAGACCTTCTCGATTACGTGCCGGAGGA
- the LOC135615644 gene encoding cytochrome P450 71D10-like, whose protein sequence is MLGGASETSAGIMEWAMSELMRNPRVMRKLQEEVRETVGEKGKVTEKDINGMNYLKLVIKETLRLHPPVPLLLPRECRETCEVLGYQIPEKTRVFVNVWALGRDPRYWDSPTEFEPERFERRNSMVDFKGTNFEFLPFGAGRRICPGMSFGLKSIELSLASLLYNFDWELPSGNEGMPQELDMSETFSITCRRKSDLCLRAIPRIPFSMT, encoded by the coding sequence ATGCTCGGTGGGGCCAGCGAGACCTCCGCAGGAATAATGGAGTGGGCCATGTCGGAGCTGATGAGGAATCCAAGAGTGATGCGGAAGTTGCAAGAGGAGGTGAGGGAGACTGTCGGAGAAAAGGGAAAGGTGACGGAGAAGGACATCAACGGAATGAACTACTTGAAACTGGTCATCAAGGAGACTCTGAGGCTGCACCCTCCTGTTCCTCTGCTGCTCCCCCGAGAGTGCCGGGAGACGTGCGAGGTTCTTGGTTACCAgataccagagaagacgagagtattCGTGAACGTTTGGGCCTTGGGAAGGGATCCTCGATACTGGGACAGTCCCACTGAGTTTGAGCCAGAGAGATTCGAGAGGAGGAATTCCATGGTCGACTTCAAGGGAACCAACTTTGAGTTCTTACCTTTCGGGGCAGGCAGGAGGATATGCCCAGGGATGTCATTTGGTTTGAAGAGCATAGAGCTTTCCCTGGCTAGCCTTCTCTACAACTTTGATTGGGAGCTCCCATCGGGAAATGAAGGGATGCCCCAGGAGTTGGACATGAGCGAGACCTTCTCGATTACGTGCCGGAGGAAGTCGGACCTCTGCCTACGTGCCATCCCTCGTATTCCTTTCTCCATGACTTGA
- the LOC135613981 gene encoding desmethyl-deoxy-podophyllotoxin synthase-like, with amino-acid sequence MDLTSTSSLFSFLVLLVSLLLLKKNRSGGGARATLPPGPSKLPIIGSLHHLLGGLPHRSLTALSKKFGPVILLKLGEVPTLVVSSTEAAAEIMKTHDVSFASRPTNLNLQSATYGDRGVGFTSYGFHWRELRKMSIVELLSAKRVQSFRFIREEEVLNLVRSIVLLSNAGSTVNLSKKLVLLANDIGSRSVIGSKCKYQKEFIRIVMQTLEAAGGFSLADLFPSWPIIKLLSGATFKMQMLHRDMDAILNSIIQERRERKSAEQPEEEEEEALVDVMLRVQAEGSLSFPLADEDMKAMIRSFENLISGFLLQ; translated from the exons ATGGATCTCACCAgcacctcctccctcttctcctttctcgTCCTCCTCGTTTCTCTGCTGCTACTCAAGAAGAACAGGTCTGGTGGCGGAGCTCGTGCCACACTGCCTCCCGGTCCATCTAAGCTCCCTATCATAGGCAGCTTGCACCATCTCTTGGGTGGCCTGCCGCATCGTTCCCTCACTGCCTTATCTAAGAAATTTGGCCCCGTGATACTCCTGAAGCTCGGTGAGGTCCCCACCCTCGTTGTCTCATCTACCGAAGCGGCTGCTGAGATCATGAAAACTCACGACGTCAGCTTCGCCTCTCGGCCCACTAACCTGAATCTCCAGTCCGCCACATACGGTGACAGGGGCGTCGGCTTTACCTCGTATGGATTCCACTGGAGGGAGCTGCGCAAGATGAGCATCGTGGAGCTATTGAGTGCCAAGCGAGTCCAATCTTTTCGCTTTATCCGGGAAGAGGAGGTGCTTAATCTTGTGCGGTCGATAGTCCTGTTGTCCAACGCTGGTTCCACCGTGAACCTCAGTAAGAAATTGGTGCTGTTGGCTAATGACATAGGCTCCCGGTCCGTCATCGGCAGCAAGTGCAAGTACCAGAAAGAGTTCATACGGATAGTGATGCAAACGCTGGAAGCTGCCGGAGGCTTCAGTTTGGCGGACTTATTCCCGTCATGGCCGATAATTAAACTTCTCAGTGGCGCGACTTTCAAGATGCAGATGTTACACCGTGACATGGACGCGATCCTGAATAGCATCATTCAAGAGCGCAGAGAAAGGAAGTCCGCAGAgcaaccggaggaggaggaggaggaggccttggTCGATGTCATGCTGAGAGTTCAAGCTGAAGGTAGCCTGTCATTCCCCTTAGCAGACGAGGACATGAAAGCCATGAT TCGCAGTTTCGAGAATCTAATTTCTGGATTCCTTTTGCAATAA
- the LOC135613983 gene encoding desmethyl-deoxy-podophyllotoxin synthase-like — MDLTSTSSLFSFLVLLVSLLLLKKNRSGGGARATLPPGPSKLPIIGSLHHLLGGLPHRSLTALSKEFGPVILLKLGEVPTLVVSSTEAAAEIMKTHDVSFASRPTNLNLQSATYGDRGVGFTSYGFHWRELRKMSIVELLSAKRVQSFRFIREEEVLNLVRSIVLLSNAGSTVNLSKKLVLLANDIGSRSVIGSKCKYQKEFIRIVMQTLEAAGGFSLADLFPSWPIIKLLSGATFKMQMLHRDMDAILNSIIQERRERKSAEQPEEEEEEALVDVMLRVQAEGSLSFPLADEDMKAMIRSFENLISGFLLQ; from the exons ATGGATCTCACCAgcacctcctccctcttctcctttctcgTCCTCCTCGTTTCGCTGCTGCTACTCAAGAAGAACAGGTCTGGTGGCGGAGCTCGTGCCACACTGCCTCCCGGTCCATCTAAGCTCCCTATCATAGGCAGCTTGCACCATCTCTTGGGTGGCCTGCCGCATCGTTCCCTCACTGCCTTATCTAAGGAATTTGGCCCCGTGATACTCCTGAAGCTCGGTGAGGTCCCCACCCTCGTTGTCTCATCTACCGAAGCGGCTGCTGAGATCATGAAAACCCACGACGTCAGCTTCGCCTCTCGGCCCACTAACCTGAATCTCCAGTCCGCCACATACGGTGACAGGGGCGTCGGCTTTACCTCGTATGGATTCCACTGGAGGGAGCTGCGCAAGATGAGCATCGTGGAGCTATTGAGTGCCAAGCGAGTCCAATCTTTTCGCTTTATCCGGGAAGAGGAGGTGCTTAATCTTGTGCGGTCGATAGTCCTGTTGTCCAACGCTGGTTCCACCGTGAACCTCAGTAAGAAATTGGTGCTGTTGGCTAATGACATAGGCTCCCGGTCCGTCATCGGCAGCAAGTGCAAGTACCAGAAAGAGTTCATACGGATAGTGATGCAAACGCTGGAAGCTGCCGGAGGCTTCAGTTTGGCGGACTTATTCCCGTCATGGCCGATAATTAAACTTCTCAGTGGCGCGACTTTCAAGATGCAGATGTTACACCGTGACATGGACGCGATCCTGAATAGCATCATTCAAGAGCGCAGAGAAAGGAAGTCCGCAGAgcaaccggaggaggaggaggaggaggccttggTCGATGTCATGCTGAGAGTTCAAGCTGAAGGTAGCCTGTCATTCCCCTTAGCAGACGAGGACATGAAAGCCATGAT TCGCAGTTTCGAGAATCTAATTTCTGGATTCCTTTTGCAATAA
- the LOC135615643 gene encoding desmethyl-deoxy-podophyllotoxin synthase-like, protein MDLTSTSFLFSFLVLLVSLLLLKKNRSGRGARATLPPGPSKLPIIGSLHHLLGGLPHRSLTALSKKFGPVILLKLGEVPTLVVSSTEAAAEIMKTHDVSFASRPTNLNLQTATYGDRGVGFTSYGFHWRELRKMSIVELLSAKRVQSFRFIREEEVLNLVRSIVLLSNTGSTVNLSKKLVLLANDIGSRSVIGSKCKYQKEFIRIVMQTLEAAGGFSLADLFPSWPIIKLLSGATFKMKMLHRDMDAILNSIIQERRERKSAEQPEEEEEEALVDVMLRVQAEGSLSFPLADEDMKAMMLDMLGGASETSAGIMEWAMSELMKNPRVMRRLQEEVRETVAGNGKVTEKDINGMNYLKLVIKETLRLHPPVPLLLPRECRETCEVLGYQIPEKTRVFVNVWALGRDPRYWDNPTEFEPERFERRNSMVDFKGTNFEFLPFGAGRRICPGMSFGLKSIELSLASLLYNFDWELPSGDEGMPQELDMSETFSITCRRKSDLCLRAIPRIPFSMT, encoded by the exons ATGGATCTCACCAgcacctccttcctcttctcctttcttgTCCTCCTCGTTTCGCTGCTGCTACTCAAGAAGAACAGGTCCGGTCGCGGAGCTCGTGCCACACTGCCTCCCGGTCCATCTAAGCTCCCTATCATAGGCAGCTTGCACCATCTCTTGGGTGGCCTGCCGCATCGTTCCCTCACTGCCTTATCTAAGAAATTTGGCCCCGTGATACTCCTGAAGCTCGGTGAGGTCCCCACCCTCGTTGTCTCATCTACCGAAGCGGCTGCTGAGATCATGAAAACCCACGACGTCAGCTTCGCCTCTCGGCCCACTAACCTGAATCTCCAGACCGCCACATACGGTGACAGGGGCGTCGGCTTTACCTCGTATGGATTCCACTGGAGGGAGCTGCGCAAGATGAGCATCGTGGAGCTATTGAGTGCCAAGCGAGTCCAATCTTTTCGGTTTATCCGGGAAGAGGAGGTGCTTAATCTTGTGCGGTCGATAGTCCTGTTGTCCAACACTGGTTCCACCGTGAACCTCAGTAAGAAATTGGTGCTGTTGGCTAATGACATAGGCTCCCGGTCCGTCATCGGCAGCAAGTGCAAGTACCAGAAAGAGTTCATACGGATAGTGATGCAAACGCTGGAAGCTGCCGGAGGCTTCAGTTTGGCGGACTTATTCCCGTCATGGCCGATAATTAAACTTCTCAGTGGCGCGACTTTCAAGATGAAGATGTTACACCGTGACATGGACGCGATCCTGAATAGCATCATTCAAGAGCGCAGAGAAAGGAAGTCCGCAGAgcaaccggaggaggaggaggaggaggccttggTCGATGTCATGCTGAGAGTTCAAGCTGAAGGTAGCCTGTCATTCCCCTTAGCAGACGAGGACATGAAAGCCATGATGCTG GATATGCTCGGTGGGGCCAGCGAGACCTCCGCAGGAATAATGGAGTGGGCCATGTCGGAGCTGATGAAGAATCCAAGAGTGATGCGGAGGTTGCAAGAGGAGGTGAGGGAGACTGTCGCAGGAAATGGAAAGGTGACGGAGAAGGACATCAACGGAATGAACTACTTGAAACTGGTCATCAAGGAGACTCTGAGGCTGCACCCTCCTGTTCCTCTGTTGCTCCCCCGAGAGTGCCGGGAGACGTGCGAGGTTCTTGGTTACCAGATACCAGAGAAGACAAGAGTATTCGTGAACGTTTGGGCCTTGGGAAGGGATCCTCGATACTGGGACAATCCCACTGAGTTTGAGCCAGAGAGATTCGAGAGGAGGAATTCCATGGTCGACTTCAAGGGAACCAACTTTGAGTTCTTACCTTTCGGGGCAGGCAGGAGGATATGCCCAGGGATGTCATTTGGTTTGAAGAGCATAGAGCTTTCCCTGGCTAGCCTTCTCTACAACTTTGATTGGGAGCTCCCATCGGGAGATGAAGGGATGCCCCAGGAGTTGGACATGAGCGAAACCTTCTCGATTACGTGCCGGAGGAAGTCGGACCTCTGCCTGCGTGCCATCCCTCGTATTCCTTTCTCCATGACTTGA
- the LOC135615642 gene encoding cytochrome P450 71D10-like encodes MLGGASETSAGIMEWAMSELMRNPRVMRKLQEEVRETVGEKGKVTEKDINGMNYLKLVIKETLRLHPPVPLLLPRECRETCEVLGYQIPEKTRVFVNVWALGRDPRYWDSPTEFEPERFERRNSMVDFKGTNFEFLPFGAGRRICPGMSFGLKSIELSLASLLYNFDWELPSGNEGMPQELDMSETFSITCRRKSDLCLRAIPRIPFRMT; translated from the coding sequence ATGCTCGGTGGGGCCAGCGAGACCTCCGCAGGAATAATGGAGTGGGCCATGTCGGAGCTGATGAGGAATCCAAGAGTGATGCGGAAGTTGCAAGAGGAGGTGAGGGAGACTGTCGGAGAAAAGGGAAAGGTGACGGAGAAGGACATCAACGGAATGAACTACTTGAAACTGGTCATCAAGGAGACTCTGAGGCTGCACCCTCCTGTTCCTCTGCTGCTCCCCCGAGAGTGCCGGGAGACGTGCGAGGTTCTTGGTTACCAgataccagagaagacgagagtattCGTGAACGTTTGGGCCTTGGGAAGGGATCCTCGATACTGGGACAGTCCCACTGAGTTTGAGCCAGAGAGATTCGAGAGGAGGAATTCCATGGTCGACTTCAAGGGAACCAACTTTGAGTTCTTACCTTTCGGGGCAGGCAGGAGGATATGCCCAGGGATGTCATTTGGTTTGAAGAGCATAGAGCTTTCCCTGGCTAGCCTTCTCTACAACTTTGATTGGGAGCTCCCATCGGGAAATGAAGGGATGCCCCAGGAGTTGGACATGAGCGAGACCTTCTCCATTACGTGCCGGAGGAAGTCAGACCTCTGCCTACGTGCCATCCCTCGTATTCCTTTCCGTATGACTTGA
- the LOC135613982 gene encoding desmethyl-deoxy-podophyllotoxin synthase-like, whose amino-acid sequence MDLTSTSSLFSFLVLLVSLLLLKKNRSGGGARATLPPGPSKLPIIGSLHHLLGGLPHRSLTALSKKFGPVILLKLGEVPTLVVSSTEAAAEIMKTHDVSFASRPTNLNLQSATYGDRGVGFTSYGFHWRELRKMSIVELLSAKRVQSFRFIREEEVLNLVRSIVLLSNAGSTVNLSKKLVLLANDIGSRSVIGSKCKYQKEFIRIVMQTLEAAGGFSLADLFPSWPIIKLLSGATFKMQMLHRDMDAILNSIIQERRERKSAEQPEEEEEEALVDVMLRVQAEGSLSFPLADEDMKAMIRSFENLISGFLLQ is encoded by the exons ATGGATCTCACCAgcacctcctccctcttctcctttctcgTCCTCCTCGTTTCGCTGCTGCTACTCAAGAAGAACAGGTCTGGTGGCGGAGCTCGTGCCACACTGCCTCCCGGTCCATCTAAGCTCCCTATCATAGGCAGCTTGCACCATCTCTTGGGTGGCCTGCCGCATCGTTCCCTCACTGCCTTATCTAAGAAATTTGGCCCCGTGATACTCCTGAAGCTCGGTGAGGTCCCCACCCTCGTTGTCTCATCTACCGAAGCGGCTGCTGAGATCATGAAAACTCACGACGTCAGCTTCGCCTCTCGGCCCACTAACCTGAATCTCCAGTCCGCCACATACGGTGACAGGGGCGTCGGCTTTACCTCGTATGGATTCCACTGGAGGGAGCTGCGCAAGATGAGCATCGTGGAGCTATTGAGTGCCAAGCGAGTCCAATCTTTTCGCTTTATCCGGGAAGAGGAGGTGCTTAATCTTGTGCGGTCGATAGTCCTGTTGTCCAACGCTGGTTCCACCGTGAACCTCAGTAAGAAATTGGTGCTGTTGGCTAATGACATAGGCTCCCGGTCCGTCATCGGCAGCAAGTGCAAGTACCAGAAAGAGTTCATACGGATAGTGATGCAAACGCTGGAAGCTGCCGGAGGCTTCAGTTTGGCGGACTTATTCCCGTCATGGCCGATAATTAAACTTCTCAGTGGCGCGACTTTCAAGATGCAGATGTTACACCGTGACATGGACGCGATCCTGAATAGCATCATTCAAGAGCGCAGAGAAAGGAAGTCCGCAGAgcaaccggaggaggaggaggaggaggccttggTCGATGTCATGCTGAGAGTTCAAGCTGAAGGTAGCCTGTCATTCCCCTTAGCAGACGAGGACATGAAAGCCATGAT TCGCAGTTTCGAGAATCTAATTTCTGGATTCCTTTTGCAATAA